In Sphingomonas sanxanigenens DSM 19645 = NX02, the following proteins share a genomic window:
- a CDS encoding universal stress protein: MAEDRGGDARLDAAVQLARAFDLHLTGTQAAPLSAYAMADPFGGVYPSVKLFTEHEKRQDATRAAVEARLRDEGVAFDWVRGAGSPATVLLDQSRLSDVIILSHLESDEGGWDAELDLVGDVAVHSRAPILSVPYDNGTLDLEGTALVAWNASFEAAQALRFAVPLLSRAARVQIVTIGDDAPEFPAAGAAAYLSHHGIQSELLPVPRGELSVGEELLNVIIDSRSSFAVLGAYGHSRIRERILGGVTREMLLRSPKPLLLAH; encoded by the coding sequence GTGGCCGAGGACAGGGGCGGGGACGCGCGGCTTGACGCCGCGGTCCAGCTTGCCCGGGCATTTGACCTTCATCTCACGGGCACGCAGGCTGCGCCGCTGTCCGCCTACGCAATGGCCGACCCCTTCGGCGGGGTCTACCCATCGGTGAAGCTCTTCACGGAGCACGAGAAGCGACAGGATGCCACGCGCGCGGCCGTGGAGGCCAGACTGCGCGACGAGGGCGTGGCGTTCGACTGGGTACGCGGAGCTGGTTCTCCCGCGACGGTGCTTCTCGATCAATCGCGGCTGAGCGACGTGATCATCCTCAGTCATCTCGAAAGCGACGAAGGCGGCTGGGACGCCGAACTCGACCTCGTCGGCGACGTCGCAGTCCATTCGCGCGCTCCGATCCTCTCGGTGCCTTATGACAACGGGACCCTTGATCTCGAGGGCACTGCGCTCGTCGCGTGGAACGCTTCGTTCGAGGCCGCGCAGGCGCTGCGTTTCGCGGTTCCGCTCCTGAGCCGGGCGGCGCGCGTCCAGATCGTGACGATCGGAGACGACGCTCCCGAATTTCCCGCAGCCGGCGCCGCCGCCTATCTCTCGCATCATGGCATCCAGTCGGAGTTGCTCCCGGTGCCCCGCGGCGAGCTCAGCGTTGGGGAGGAACTGCTGAACGTCATCATCGACTCGCGGTCGAGCTTCGCGGTTCTCGGCGCCTATGGGCATTCGCGCATTCGCGAACGTATCCTTGGTGGGGTCACGCGCGAGATGTTGCTGCGGTCCCCGAAGCCGCTGCTGCTGGCCCATTGA
- a CDS encoding Dps family protein, producing MNIGIDETKRKEVTGGLARLLADTYTLYLTTHNFHWNVSGPMFNSLHAMFMAQYTELWNAVDPIAERIRSLGEPAPGSYAQFARLSSLADAPETPPKAEAMIRILAEGHEATARSARSLFPLADEAGDQATADLATQRVAVHEKAAWMLRALLDE from the coding sequence ATGAATATCGGAATCGACGAGACGAAGAGGAAAGAGGTTACCGGGGGCTTGGCACGCTTGTTGGCGGACACCTACACCCTTTATCTGACGACCCATAACTTTCACTGGAACGTCTCGGGGCCGATGTTCAACAGCCTTCATGCGATGTTCATGGCGCAATACACCGAATTATGGAACGCCGTTGATCCGATTGCGGAGAGAATACGTTCTCTTGGTGAGCCGGCGCCGGGGTCCTATGCGCAGTTCGCCAGGCTCAGCTCTCTTGCCGATGCGCCCGAGACGCCCCCGAAGGCCGAGGCCATGATCAGGATCCTGGCCGAGGGTCACGAGGCGACTGCCCGGTCGGCGCGCAGCCTCTTTCCTTTGGCCGATGAAGCGGGCGACCAGGCGACCGCTGATCTCGCGACGCAACGCGTTGCGGTTCACGAAAAGGCGGCCTGGATGCTCCGCGCGCTCCTCGACGAGTGA
- a CDS encoding BON domain-containing protein, translated as MVSLFRTDATIKKDVESEIQYDPSIQHEETIAVAVKDGIVTLSGVTKSYMDSYYAEKAAKRVSGVKAVANDIQVKLSTERLDPEIAEEAVKSLKRELPSSADKIKIVVKSGWLTLEGHVEWNFQKEWAERAVRSIAGVKGVTNTITVQPRVNPGDVKKKIEDALVRSAQVDAQRVQVEVDGSKITLKGTVRTWAERQEAERSAWSAPGVSSVDNQIRILP; from the coding sequence ATGGTTTCACTTTTCCGCACTGACGCCACGATCAAGAAGGACGTGGAGAGCGAGATCCAATACGATCCGTCGATCCAGCATGAAGAGACGATCGCCGTCGCCGTGAAGGACGGCATCGTGACGCTGAGCGGCGTCACCAAGAGCTACATGGACTCCTATTATGCCGAGAAGGCGGCGAAGCGGGTTTCGGGGGTGAAGGCCGTCGCCAACGACATTCAGGTCAAGCTCTCGACCGAGCGCCTCGATCCCGAGATTGCCGAGGAGGCGGTCAAGTCGCTGAAGCGCGAGCTGCCCAGCAGCGCCGACAAGATCAAGATCGTCGTCAAGAGCGGCTGGCTCACGCTCGAGGGCCACGTGGAATGGAACTTCCAGAAGGAATGGGCAGAACGCGCCGTCCGATCGATCGCCGGCGTGAAGGGCGTTACCAACACGATCACGGTCCAGCCCAGGGTCAACCCTGGCGACGTCAAGAAGAAGATCGAGGATGCGCTCGTGCGCAGCGCGCAGGTTGACGCGCAGCGCGTCCAGGTCGAGGTCGACGGCAGCAAGATCACGCTCAAGGGCACCGTGAGGACCTGGGCGGAGCGCCAGGAAGCCGAGCGGTCGGCCTGGTCTGCGCCCGGCGTGTCGAGCGTCGACAATCAAATCAGGATCCTGCCCTGA
- a CDS encoding redoxin domain-containing protein gives MDRNAGTLDPQPSRLEQLSTDFAALAPKLPNGPEKQALSLLHGMIQELWRSTGSAPPAFEAPAGATLDDLKSLHEHAPAMEGDAINAPLSVGAKAPEFALLDANGREVTLSSYAGRAIVVVFYPLDWSPGCSKQLDLYQQEWSEFEKRDVEIVGISVDSLYSHGAWAAARGLSMPLLADFNPKGEVARRYNVWRDADGFSERALYIIDGEGVIRYAHVSPKLQHVPDIYELFAKLDEIVGTPATGGRE, from the coding sequence TTGGATAGAAACGCAGGCACACTGGACCCCCAGCCAAGTCGACTGGAACAGCTCAGCACCGACTTCGCGGCGCTGGCGCCCAAGCTTCCGAACGGCCCGGAAAAGCAGGCCCTGTCACTGCTCCACGGCATGATTCAGGAATTGTGGCGCTCTACCGGCTCGGCCCCTCCCGCCTTTGAGGCACCGGCCGGCGCGACTCTGGACGATCTGAAGAGCCTCCACGAGCATGCGCCTGCGATGGAGGGAGATGCGATCAATGCTCCTCTCAGCGTGGGAGCGAAAGCGCCGGAGTTCGCCCTGCTGGACGCTAACGGCCGGGAAGTCACCCTCTCATCCTATGCGGGCCGGGCAATCGTCGTCGTCTTCTATCCGCTCGACTGGAGCCCGGGCTGCAGCAAGCAGTTGGACCTTTATCAGCAGGAATGGAGCGAGTTCGAGAAGCGCGACGTGGAGATCGTCGGGATTTCCGTAGATAGCCTTTACAGCCACGGCGCCTGGGCCGCCGCCCGCGGACTCTCGATGCCGCTCCTCGCGGATTTCAACCCCAAGGGAGAAGTCGCGCGCCGCTATAACGTATGGCGCGACGCTGATGGGTTTTCCGAGCGCGCGCTCTATATCATCGATGGAGAGGGCGTCATCCGCTACGCCCACGTCTCGCCGAAGCTCCAGCATGTTCCCGACATCTATGAGCTCTTTGCTAAGCTCGACGAGATTGTTGGAACGCCAGCAACTGGGGGGCGCGAATAA
- a CDS encoding glutaredoxin family protein — MASAYRARGSAAAPIVIYGSRWCGITMMVRRHLDRAGIPYRFVDWEAHPEVRSELEWLAGGRLASPTIKLGGQVLVQPSMRELEWALARVGYR, encoded by the coding sequence ATGGCGTCCGCGTATCGAGCACGCGGCTCGGCTGCCGCTCCGATCGTCATCTATGGCAGCCGTTGGTGCGGCATCACCATGATGGTTCGGCGGCATCTCGACCGAGCGGGGATCCCCTATCGCTTCGTCGATTGGGAAGCCCATCCGGAAGTGCGGTCGGAGCTCGAATGGCTAGCCGGAGGCAGGCTTGCCAGTCCGACGATCAAGCTCGGGGGACAGGTTCTCGTGCAGCCCTCCATGCGCGAACTCGAATGGGCGCTGGCCCGCGTCGGATACCGGTAG
- a CDS encoding Hsp20 family protein, with product MRAANYLDLAPYRRSTVGFDRLLDLMNNAAPDAAEHYPPFDIERRADGTYRISVAVPGFRPDELEVVAQQNMLTVSGRKPGGEPQATYLHQGISTRSFERRFPLADFVIVQSAALENGLLTVTLKREVPEAMKPRKLDISTTAQPASTTEKDQAQA from the coding sequence ATGAGAGCAGCGAATTACCTGGATCTGGCGCCCTATCGGCGCTCTACCGTCGGCTTCGACCGGCTTCTCGACCTGATGAACAATGCTGCGCCTGATGCGGCCGAGCACTACCCGCCGTTCGACATCGAAAGGCGCGCAGACGGCACCTATCGTATTTCGGTCGCAGTTCCCGGCTTCCGACCGGACGAACTGGAAGTGGTGGCGCAACAGAACATGCTCACCGTCAGCGGACGCAAACCCGGGGGAGAACCCCAGGCCACGTACCTGCATCAAGGCATCTCGACGCGCTCCTTCGAGCGTCGTTTCCCGCTCGCCGACTTCGTCATCGTGCAGTCGGCCGCACTGGAGAATGGGCTTCTGACCGTCACGCTGAAGCGTGAGGTGCCCGAGGCGATGAAGCCACGCAAACTCGACATCTCCACCACGGCCCAGCCGGCATCCACGACCGAGAAGGACCAGGCCCAGGCTTAA
- a CDS encoding NADH dehydrogenase ubiquinone Fe-S protein 4, translating into MIARLAKARAAASARSGGNSQDDRSWLRYLSALPEDARAVLEPLPTTTNQGGRARKGQWRLSFPQRKKPFVDWLMGWTGGEDPLVQVDLRFPTREAAEQYCERLNLPYDVHEPPRAHTEPVNKQRFQLDDAPIAGWPDATLAQDRS; encoded by the coding sequence ATGATTGCGCGACTCGCGAAGGCCCGCGCGGCAGCGTCTGCCCGGTCCGGCGGCAATTCGCAGGATGACCGCTCGTGGCTCCGCTACCTGAGCGCGCTTCCGGAGGACGCGCGGGCCGTCCTCGAGCCGCTCCCAACGACCACGAACCAGGGCGGGCGCGCGCGGAAGGGGCAGTGGAGGCTCAGTTTCCCGCAAAGGAAGAAACCGTTTGTAGACTGGCTTATGGGGTGGACCGGTGGTGAGGATCCTCTGGTTCAGGTCGACCTTCGCTTTCCAACCCGCGAGGCGGCAGAGCAATATTGCGAGCGATTGAACTTGCCCTACGACGTGCATGAGCCTCCGCGCGCTCATACCGAGCCGGTCAACAAGCAGCGCTTCCAGCTCGACGACGCGCCGATCGCGGGATGGCCCGACGCCACCTTGGCGCAGGACCGCTCCTGA
- the trxC gene encoding thioredoxin TrxC, giving the protein MAEKRRVVCPHCDATNAVPADREPLVAKCGRCHQKLFEGTPAALDAARARKHIRNSDLPVIVDFWAAWCGPCRAMAPIFEQAARSLEPKARFIKVDVDANPDIASEYGVQGIPALLAFKNGNVVARQAGVTDLGTLRGWAERFST; this is encoded by the coding sequence ATGGCCGAAAAGCGTCGGGTCGTCTGCCCCCATTGCGATGCCACCAACGCGGTGCCGGCCGACCGTGAGCCACTCGTCGCCAAATGCGGGCGTTGTCATCAGAAGCTGTTCGAGGGCACCCCTGCCGCGCTCGACGCGGCGAGAGCGCGCAAGCATATTCGCAATTCGGACCTGCCGGTGATCGTCGACTTCTGGGCGGCCTGGTGCGGCCCTTGCCGGGCGATGGCGCCGATCTTCGAACAGGCGGCGCGCTCGCTCGAACCGAAGGCGCGCTTCATCAAAGTCGATGTCGACGCCAATCCCGACATCGCATCCGAGTACGGCGTCCAGGGGATTCCCGCGTTGCTCGCCTTCAAGAATGGCAATGTCGTCGCGCGGCAGGCTGGCGTCACTGATCTAGGCACGCTGAGAGGGTGGGCCGAGCGGTTCAGCACCTAG
- the clpB gene encoding ATP-dependent chaperone ClpB, whose product MNLEKYTDRAKGFLQSAQTVAIRLNHQRITPEHILKALLEDEQGMAAGLIRAAGGNPDLASKEVDAALAKLPSVTGSGASQSPGLDNDAVRLLDQAEQIAQKAGDSYVTVERLLLALTLASGAAAGKALARAGATAEALNAAINQLRNGRNADTASAEDRYDALKKFARDLTQAAKDGKLDPVIGRDEEIRRTIQVLARRTKNNPVLIGEPGVGKTAIVEGLALRIANGDVPDTLKDRTVMALDMGSLIAGAKYRGEFEERLKGVLDEVKGAEGDIVLFIDEMHTLIGAGKSEGAMDASNLLKPALARGELHCVGATTLDEYRKHVEKDPALQRRFQPVFVGEPTVEDTISILRGLKEKYELHHGVRITDGAIVAAATLSNRYITDRFLPDKAIDLMDEAASRIRMEVESKPEEIETLDRRIIQLKIEREALRKESDAASRDRLTHLEHDLAQLEQESAELTQRWQAEREKIQAEAKLKEQLDQARLELEQAQRRGDLGRAGELSYGVIPGLEKQLADAQTASQGAMLREEVTAQDIAGVVSRWTGIPVDKMLEGEREKLIHMEEALGKRVIGQQQAVAAVSRAIRRARAGLQDPDRPMGSFLFLGPTGVGKTELTKALAGFLFDDDSAMVRIDMSEFMEKHSVARLIGAPPGYVGYEEGGVLTEAVRRRPYQVILFDEVEKAHNDVFNVLLQVLDDGRLTDGQGRTVDFKNTLIILTSNLGSQYLSNLAEGETVESVEPQVMEVVRGHFRPEFLNRLDEIILFHRLGQADMGPIVDIQVARVQNLLKDRKITLDLTERARAWLGRVGYDPVYGARPLKRAIQRYLQDPLADLLLRGEVPDGSTVTIDEGDSELTFTTNVSRPAEAQAA is encoded by the coding sequence ATGAATCTTGAGAAGTACACGGACCGCGCAAAGGGATTTCTCCAATCCGCGCAGACGGTCGCAATCCGGCTCAATCATCAGCGGATCACGCCGGAGCATATCCTCAAAGCCCTGCTCGAGGACGAGCAGGGCATGGCAGCCGGCCTGATCCGCGCCGCCGGCGGCAATCCGGATCTGGCGTCGAAGGAAGTCGATGCGGCACTGGCCAAGCTTCCCTCCGTCACAGGAAGCGGAGCGTCCCAGTCCCCCGGGCTCGACAACGATGCCGTACGCCTCCTCGATCAAGCGGAGCAGATCGCTCAGAAGGCGGGGGACAGCTATGTGACGGTCGAGCGGCTGTTGCTCGCGCTCACCCTCGCGTCTGGCGCGGCTGCCGGTAAGGCGCTTGCGCGCGCGGGCGCCACTGCCGAGGCGCTCAACGCGGCGATCAATCAACTCCGCAACGGCCGCAACGCTGACACGGCAAGCGCCGAGGACCGGTACGATGCGCTCAAGAAGTTCGCGCGCGACCTCACCCAGGCCGCCAAGGACGGCAAGCTCGATCCAGTCATCGGCCGCGACGAGGAGATCCGCCGCACCATCCAGGTGCTCGCGCGGCGCACCAAGAACAATCCGGTGCTGATCGGCGAGCCCGGCGTCGGCAAGACCGCGATCGTCGAGGGGCTGGCGCTGCGCATCGCCAATGGTGACGTGCCCGACACACTCAAGGACCGCACGGTGATGGCGCTCGACATGGGGAGCCTGATCGCCGGCGCGAAGTATCGCGGCGAGTTCGAGGAGCGGCTGAAGGGCGTGCTCGACGAGGTGAAGGGCGCGGAGGGCGACATCGTCCTCTTCATCGACGAGATGCACACGCTGATTGGCGCGGGTAAATCCGAGGGCGCGATGGATGCGTCCAACCTGCTCAAGCCCGCTCTCGCGCGTGGCGAGCTGCACTGCGTCGGCGCCACTACGCTCGACGAGTATCGCAAGCATGTCGAGAAGGACCCGGCCCTCCAGCGGCGCTTCCAGCCGGTGTTCGTCGGCGAGCCGACCGTCGAGGACACGATCTCGATCCTGCGCGGTCTCAAGGAGAAGTACGAGCTGCACCACGGCGTGCGGATCACGGACGGCGCGATCGTCGCGGCGGCGACGCTTTCCAACCGCTACATTACCGATCGCTTCCTGCCGGACAAGGCGATCGACCTGATGGATGAGGCGGCGAGCCGAATCCGCATGGAGGTGGAATCGAAGCCGGAAGAGATCGAGACGCTCGACCGGCGCATCATCCAGCTGAAGATCGAGCGGGAAGCGCTCAGGAAGGAGTCCGATGCGGCATCAAGGGACCGCCTGACCCACCTCGAGCATGATCTTGCGCAGCTCGAGCAGGAATCGGCGGAACTCACACAGCGCTGGCAGGCCGAGCGGGAGAAGATCCAGGCGGAGGCGAAGCTCAAGGAGCAGCTCGACCAGGCTCGTCTCGAGCTCGAGCAGGCGCAGCGACGCGGTGACCTCGGCCGCGCTGGCGAGCTGAGCTATGGTGTCATACCGGGTCTGGAGAAGCAGCTCGCCGACGCCCAGACGGCGAGTCAGGGAGCGATGCTGCGCGAGGAAGTGACGGCCCAGGACATCGCAGGGGTCGTGTCACGCTGGACGGGCATCCCGGTAGACAAGATGCTCGAAGGCGAGCGCGAAAAGCTGATCCATATGGAGGAAGCGCTCGGCAAACGCGTCATCGGTCAGCAGCAAGCGGTTGCGGCGGTAAGCAGGGCTATCCGCCGCGCCCGAGCTGGCCTGCAGGATCCCGACCGGCCGATGGGCTCGTTCCTATTCCTTGGTCCGACGGGCGTCGGTAAAACCGAGCTCACCAAGGCGCTCGCCGGCTTCCTGTTCGACGACGACAGCGCGATGGTGCGCATCGACATGTCGGAGTTCATGGAGAAGCACTCGGTCGCCCGGCTGATCGGCGCGCCGCCGGGCTATGTCGGCTATGAGGAGGGCGGCGTGCTGACCGAGGCGGTACGGCGGCGGCCGTATCAGGTGATCCTGTTCGACGAAGTCGAAAAGGCGCACAACGACGTCTTCAACGTGCTCCTCCAGGTGCTCGACGACGGCCGACTGACCGACGGGCAGGGCCGCACGGTCGATTTCAAGAATACGCTGATCATCCTCACGTCCAATCTCGGCAGCCAGTATCTTTCGAACCTGGCGGAAGGGGAGACGGTCGAAAGCGTCGAGCCGCAGGTGATGGAAGTGGTCCGTGGCCATTTCCGGCCGGAGTTCCTCAATCGACTGGACGAGATCATCCTGTTCCACCGCCTCGGCCAGGCCGACATGGGTCCCATCGTCGACATTCAGGTCGCGCGCGTCCAGAACCTCCTCAAGGACCGCAAGATCACGCTCGACCTCACCGAGCGCGCGCGTGCCTGGCTCGGCCGCGTGGGGTACGACCCGGTCTATGGCGCGCGTCCGCTGAAGCGCGCGATTCAGCGATATCTTCAGGACCCCCTCGCGGACCTCCTCCTGCGGGGCGAGGTGCCGGACGGCTCGACCGTCACCATCGATGAAGGGGACAGCGAGCTGACATTCACGACCAACGTATCAAGGCCTGCCGAGGCGCAGGCTGCTTGA
- a CDS encoding Do family serine endopeptidase: MRRFVFVPALLLAVACDTRSHAQTAPLNAEGSGRLESARGAPPSFADLAARLSPAVVNISTTSRVTARRMPEFPGGLPFGGLFPFPEMSRPPAPRNATSLGSGFLISADGYVVTNNHVVAGRGAGVQVQAIKVTLTGGQEYPARVVGRDEASDLAVLKIEANNLPFVRFGDSPGARTGDWVLAIGNPYGLGGTVTAGIVSALHRDLRSGPYDSFIQTDASINSGNSGGPLFDMQGNVIGINTAIISPTGGNVGLGFAIPAEIAKPVVDTLRAGGRVRRGYLGLLLQPVTEDVAAALGLQKDRGEIVAEVQPNLPAARAGLRQGDVILRVNGSEITPENSVARLVAAAPVGSRVTLEVLREGAQKTLTAVVAERPPEASLNGEDEEFDLDDDGEGKASASAGLGLSVRPLTPALASELRVDPGTQGLVIVQVDPSSDAAAKGLSEGDIILSINQQPVRSAQNAASLIAAARKAGRKQVLLLVKRGSAPPQFVGVKLAGQP; encoded by the coding sequence ATGCGGAGGTTCGTTTTCGTTCCAGCGTTGTTGCTAGCGGTCGCCTGCGACACGCGTAGTCACGCCCAGACGGCACCGCTGAATGCGGAGGGTTCCGGTCGCCTGGAGTCGGCGCGTGGGGCGCCCCCGAGCTTCGCCGATCTTGCGGCCCGTCTCTCGCCGGCTGTCGTGAACATCTCGACGACGTCGCGTGTCACGGCGCGGAGAATGCCCGAGTTTCCAGGCGGCCTTCCGTTCGGCGGCCTGTTTCCCTTTCCGGAGATGAGCCGGCCACCCGCTCCCCGTAACGCGACGTCGCTCGGATCCGGATTCCTCATTTCGGCAGATGGCTACGTCGTCACGAACAACCACGTCGTGGCGGGCCGCGGCGCGGGCGTGCAGGTCCAAGCGATCAAGGTCACGCTGACCGGCGGGCAGGAATATCCGGCTCGCGTGGTCGGGCGTGACGAAGCCTCAGACCTCGCTGTCCTCAAAATCGAAGCCAATAACTTGCCCTTCGTGCGCTTTGGTGACTCGCCGGGCGCGCGCACCGGCGACTGGGTCCTGGCAATCGGGAATCCCTATGGCCTTGGCGGCACGGTGACGGCCGGAATCGTGTCCGCCCTTCATCGCGACCTCCGGTCGGGGCCTTATGACAGCTTCATCCAGACCGATGCCTCGATCAACTCCGGCAATTCAGGCGGCCCGCTCTTCGACATGCAGGGCAATGTGATCGGGATCAACACCGCGATCATTTCCCCCACCGGGGGCAATGTCGGGCTGGGCTTCGCGATCCCGGCCGAGATCGCAAAGCCGGTCGTCGATACGTTGAGAGCCGGCGGTCGCGTCCGCCGTGGCTATCTCGGCCTCCTGCTGCAGCCTGTCACCGAGGATGTCGCTGCCGCGCTGGGCTTGCAGAAGGACCGCGGCGAAATCGTCGCGGAAGTGCAGCCGAACCTGCCGGCGGCGCGTGCGGGCTTGCGGCAGGGCGATGTCATCTTGCGCGTGAATGGGAGCGAGATCACGCCGGAGAACTCGGTAGCCAGGCTCGTCGCAGCCGCTCCCGTCGGCTCGCGGGTAACGCTCGAGGTGCTTCGCGAAGGTGCCCAGAAAACGCTGACGGCGGTGGTTGCCGAACGGCCGCCAGAAGCGAGCCTCAACGGCGAGGACGAAGAATTCGACCTTGACGACGATGGCGAGGGTAAGGCGAGCGCCTCCGCCGGGCTGGGCCTTTCCGTCCGGCCGCTCACGCCCGCGCTTGCGAGCGAACTGCGGGTCGATCCTGGAACCCAGGGTCTCGTCATCGTGCAGGTCGATCCTTCCAGCGACGCCGCGGCGAAAGGGCTGAGCGAGGGCGACATCATCCTGTCGATCAACCAGCAGCCTGTGAGGAGCGCGCAAAATGCTGCGAGCCTGATCGCTGCGGCGCGGAAGGCGGGAAGGAAGCAGGTACTGCTGCTGGTCAAGCGCGGCTCGGCGCCGCCTCAGTTCGTCGGCGTCAAATTGGCGGGACAGCCCTGA
- a CDS encoding 6-phosphogluconolactonase, whose protein sequence is MAESLVREVSGIITDRLDTEGAAFVAFPGGRSPVRAFEFLAPRASGWRGVTIIPTDDRLVPPGDRLSNYGLLERYFAAGQAQLIPLARPPFDDPAAAADAAELRLSDLAWPLDLVWLGFGLDGHVASLLPGPDLSVAMRYPDWRRVAGVRPVPLPAEAPVARVTLTLSAILSAKRLLISGCGRDKLEVVRRALDEGAESQMPLGIVLAKAKCQPDLFWSR, encoded by the coding sequence TTGGCCGAGAGCCTGGTCCGAGAGGTATCGGGCATCATCACCGATCGTCTGGATACGGAAGGCGCCGCCTTCGTCGCCTTTCCAGGTGGCCGGTCGCCTGTGCGCGCGTTCGAATTCCTTGCACCGCGTGCGAGCGGGTGGCGTGGGGTCACGATCATCCCCACCGACGACCGCCTCGTGCCGCCAGGCGACCGGCTGTCCAACTATGGTCTGCTGGAGAGATATTTCGCGGCGGGGCAAGCACAGCTCATCCCTCTCGCAAGACCACCGTTCGATGATCCTGCCGCGGCGGCAGACGCAGCCGAGCTGAGGCTTTCGGACCTGGCTTGGCCGCTGGATCTGGTCTGGCTAGGGTTCGGCCTGGACGGGCATGTTGCCTCGCTCCTCCCGGGACCCGACCTTTCCGTCGCGATGCGTTATCCTGACTGGAGGCGCGTCGCGGGCGTCAGGCCCGTGCCGCTTCCGGCCGAGGCGCCTGTGGCAAGGGTGACGTTGACCCTGAGCGCTATTCTCTCGGCAAAGCGACTGCTGATTTCCGGCTGCGGCCGGGACAAGCTGGAAGTCGTCAGACGGGCCTTGGATGAGGGTGCGGAGTCACAGATGCCGCTGGGCATCGTCTTAGCTAAAGCGAAGTGCCAGCCCGATCTGTTCTGGAGCCGATAG
- a CDS encoding glycine zipper 2TM domain-containing protein, with product MPASPARCATILTLLLACGNPAIAQTSTASSSSPTEGRSEQYNVPPPPGYKPSPGRFVQSDREREEDDRYSREAERWAAENCIADRRINVAAGAVIGGLIGALAGSGLAGRYDRAPATVLGAGAGAVAGSAIARNASPDCPPGFVVKAAPEPFYPPPVYPHVYVAPPWYDPWVWYGGHWIYRPYPYHRYWYKRHWRRR from the coding sequence ATGCCTGCTAGCCCGGCTCGCTGCGCCACAATCCTGACATTGCTTCTCGCATGCGGGAATCCCGCGATTGCGCAGACTTCCACCGCTTCGTCTTCAAGCCCAACCGAAGGCCGCAGCGAGCAGTACAACGTACCGCCGCCGCCTGGCTACAAGCCGTCTCCTGGCCGGTTCGTGCAGTCGGACCGCGAGCGCGAGGAGGACGATCGCTACAGCCGCGAAGCCGAACGGTGGGCGGCAGAAAACTGTATTGCGGATCGCCGAATCAACGTCGCTGCAGGCGCGGTGATCGGCGGGCTGATTGGAGCGCTTGCTGGTTCAGGGCTCGCCGGTCGCTACGATAGAGCCCCGGCCACCGTCCTTGGCGCGGGTGCAGGCGCGGTCGCGGGCAGCGCCATCGCGAGGAACGCCAGCCCCGACTGTCCGCCCGGGTTCGTGGTCAAGGCAGCGCCCGAGCCTTTCTATCCGCCACCCGTCTATCCGCACGTCTATGTGGCGCCGCCGTGGTATGATCCCTGGGTATGGTACGGGGGCCACTGGATCTACAGGCCCTATCCCTATCACCGATACTGGTACAAGCGCCACTGGCGACGCCGCTAA
- a CDS encoding class I mannose-6-phosphate isomerase, translating to MSAGEQPIGEIWFEVPRGSGLGEPELLIKHLFTSERLSVQVHPDDAAAKAHGLPRGKSEAWQILEAEPGASIAMGLREPITKDRLRAAAKDGSIVALLDWKPVRAGDFWYAPAGTIHAIGAGLSLIEIQQNVDVTYRLYDYGSNRELHLDEAVEAARPAPYEAPFAPFELARGRRVLAAGGPFVVERWADAFAGILAPRRGEPVWLIPLRGEAVVGSEPIEPGGVWIVAGDAGVNFTGSCDLLVAYSGRAVHEALISRSRNERQS from the coding sequence GTGAGTGCGGGCGAGCAGCCCATCGGCGAAATCTGGTTCGAGGTTCCGCGCGGGAGCGGCCTTGGTGAACCAGAGCTGCTGATCAAGCACTTGTTCACAAGCGAACGGCTCTCTGTACAGGTTCATCCTGATGACGCCGCCGCGAAGGCGCACGGGCTCCCCCGCGGCAAGAGCGAAGCCTGGCAGATCCTCGAGGCAGAGCCAGGGGCGAGCATCGCCATGGGATTGCGTGAGCCGATTACAAAAGACCGGCTGCGCGCCGCGGCCAAGGACGGGTCGATCGTGGCGCTGCTCGATTGGAAGCCGGTAAGAGCGGGTGACTTCTGGTACGCGCCGGCAGGCACGATTCACGCCATAGGCGCCGGTCTCAGCCTGATCGAAATCCAGCAGAATGTGGACGTCACCTATCGGCTCTATGACTATGGTAGCAATCGCGAGCTCCATCTGGACGAGGCGGTGGAGGCTGCCCGCCCGGCGCCCTACGAGGCTCCATTCGCCCCATTCGAGTTGGCGCGGGGCAGGCGGGTGCTTGCCGCCGGAGGGCCGTTCGTGGTGGAACGCTGGGCCGACGCTTTTGCCGGCATTCTGGCGCCGCGGCGAGGCGAGCCGGTCTGGTTGATACCCCTCCGGGGCGAAGCGGTCGTGGGATCGGAGCCGATTGAGCCCGGCGGCGTGTGGATCGTCGCTGGCGATGCCGGCGTCAACTTCACCGGCTCGTGCGATCTTCTCGTCGCCTATTCGGGCCGAGCGGTGCACGAGGCGCTCATCAGCAGATCTCGGAATGAGCGGCAGTCCTGA